A window from Neodiprion fabricii isolate iyNeoFabr1 chromosome 2, iyNeoFabr1.1, whole genome shotgun sequence encodes these proteins:
- the LOC124175164 gene encoding P2R1A-PPP2R2A-interacting phosphatase regulator 1 has translation MNVLSSVTAMDVDCPVITLKRSSSAPMINEISATMSVTSTSTSAPRDAVSPFNLYSNLPRTRRFSTSSPGGGGIPRLTPRVSQLRQEECVDVAGREAAHEKEIHSAMQMSQSWEDLRLDAEGLSFKESESPSHQLNKSDRQNSKRTIDPLTLNLNAAGPPLCSSPSPTRSGLGQRQCYSPGIQITWKNNLSPSPTRKAFATRRSLSPIATIRASCLGPVKRKFELDDNNGDQHLLPPAKRTSSLVISHSNRLEGISSPLPGSLGSVGTPESLSSADSPNFSFRTADSPSPGRILSSGDEPMSDSSGDLPKASDEVQSNNITQHNQR, from the exons ATGAATGTCCTCAGCAGTGTTACAGCCATGGATGTTGACTGTCCTGTAATCACCTTAAAGCGATCTAGCAGTGCTCCGATGATTAACgagatcagtgctacaatgtCTGTCACCTCGACGTCTACCTCTGCTCCGAG AGATGCTGTCTCACCTTTCaatttgtattcaaatttACCCCGGACAAGACGTTTTAGTACCAGT AGTCCTGGAGGCGGTGGTATACCACGTCTTACTCCGAGAGTGAGTCAGCTGCGTCAGGAAGAATGCGTGGATGTAGCTGGTCGTGAAGCTGCAcacgaaaaagaaatacacaGTGCAATGCAAATGTCTCAATCATGGGAAGACCTCAGGCTGGATGCCGAAGGCCTCTCCTTTAAAGAGTCAGAGTCTCCTAGTCATCAGCTAAACAAATCAGACCGACAAAATTCCAAGCGAACTATTGATCCTCTAACTTTGAACCTCAATGCTGCTGGACCACCATTATGCTCCTCACCGTCACCTACTAGATCAGGACTCGGACAACGACAGTGCTATTCACCTGGAATTCAAATAACTTGGAAAAATAATCTTTCTCCTAGTCCTACTAGAAAAGCTTTCGCAACAAG GCGTAGCCTCAGCCCAATAGCCACCATTCGTGCAAGCTGTCTGGGCCCAGTTAAGAGAAAGTTTGAATTAGATGACAATAACGGAGACCAACATCTGCTACCTCCAGCTAAGAGAACATCAAGTCTCGTTATTTCGCACTCCAACAG ACTCGAAGGAATATCCAGCCCGCTACCAGGGTCACTTGGCTCTGTGGGAACACCTGAATCTTTGTCTAGTGCAGACTCGCCAAACTTCTCTTTCCGAACTGCCGACAGTCCATCTCCTGGGAGAATCTTATCAAGTGGGGACGAACCAATGTCTGATTCGTCAGGTGATCTACCTAAAGCTTCCGATGAAGTCCAATCAAATAATATCACTCAGCATAATCAGAGGTGA